The Apium graveolens cultivar Ventura chromosome 10, ASM990537v1, whole genome shotgun sequence nucleotide sequence CAGATTTGGATGGACTTATTAATGACTCGGTTGACATTTCTTCTGAGGCTGATTATATGGCGTGGTATGCTGATGTATCTCGTATGCGAGTAGGGAAGCCGGATCCGCAGCCTCAGCAACAGTACAAGACGAGGGAGTTGTATGACAGCCTCGAGGGATATGAAGTTGTAAGTGTTTTACAAATATGCATATTTCACATTACACCATACACTGCCAAATTTGCATTCACACGTATTTCATCTTGCACATATGATAGCCTTTTGGAATTAATGAAAAAATGTTTGTTTTTGTTTGTAGATGGTTGTCGGGCTGAATATGTTGAAGCAGCTGGATgctagggttcctccaaagttTTTAGAGGAGTTTGGGTGGATTTCTGGTACCTTCCTCACACCATTCTCTCGATTGATGAAGAAGATCAAAGGACCTGCCTATAGACCTCCCACATTTCAGAACATAAAACCAGATTTCATTGCACCTTCGGCTGACGACTTTGACATTCCAGCCATTCCTTCCCAGGATGTCGTTGACATGACACAGCCATCCCAGTATGTGTCTCAGCCCCCCAGACTGTTGCCTCATCCAGTAGACCCGCAAAGCTTGCATCCCGCAGGATGAAAGAAGAGAAGTGGAGTATCATGAAGAGTCTGAGCGTGACAAAGAAGAATGCAATATATTCAGAATGGGGATGGGGTTTTGGGATGGAGCCGAGGATTTCCGGTGGTCTTACTGTTCAGGACTATCACGTCCATGCATCAGCTATGCATAGTCTGGCTCCAGGAACATGGGTTGATGACAGGATCATATACATTTATATGTATTGTTTGTTACTCGTTGCTAATACATTTTAGTTGTTGCATTCATTTTACTTGTTGCATTCATTTTACTTGTTGCATCCATATTTATTTTCAAGGATTGTTAAGGAGTCGGGAGGAGGAGATTCACACTGGAGGTATATGGGAGAGGAAACCCGTGTATTACTTCATGGATCCCTACTTCATGGTACTTGGGAAAGGACATGTGAAGAAAATCAGAAAAACATCTAGGATCGGTGGAGATATATTGCAGAGGGCATGGAATAAAGCATTACGTAATTTTACTGGTTTTTCCACTGCCAATGTTGGTCATTCTATTCTCGAGGCGGACTACATATTCATCCCATGTTGTGTTGGAGATGTGCATTGGGTTTTGTTCATATTCGGTACTAGACGATTTGAAGGTCTTATCATAGATTCAATGAATGACGAGCCGGATTATCGAGAGGATATATGAGTGGTGGTATGGTCCTTTACTTTTCTAGTATTAATCTCTTATATGTAGTCCTTACCGATTGTATATTATATTCATTCTTTGACCATAATTTCATTGCAATCATGGTTGTTGCCGAGGCTATTGCATATGATACAGCCAGTTGAGGGGCGTGACCCTACTTCAGTCGAGGTCCTAGCTCTACCGTCCAGACCAAAGCAATGAAACTCCAATGATTGCGGTGTTTATGTGATTAAATACATGGACTACTTCACACAAGGATATGACTTAGTCGCGGTACCGAATTGGTCGCAAGAGGGGGTTGATACCTTTAGGTATCGGATAGCCAGGGAGCTTCGGCTAGGGAAGGCAAGGGGATTCCTGGGATTCGTATGTGTAGACGTCACGAAGCTTCGTAGTTGGATTTCATTTGATTTTAGGTTGTCGGATTATGTAGTTGGATTTCATTTGATTTTAGGTTGTCGGATTATGTAGTTGGATTTCATTTCATTTTATGTTGTCGGATTACGTAGTTGGATTTCATTTGATTTTAGGTTGTCGAATTACATAGTTGGATTTCATTTCATTTTATGTTGTCGGATTACGTAGTTggattttatttgattttaggttGTCGGATTATGTAGTTGAATTTCATTTCATTTTATGTTGTCGGGTTTTATTTGGTTTATTTTGGTTTATTTGGTTTGTTTGGTTTGACGTAGTTAATTTTGTTGGATTTTGGTTATTTTTGTGCATTTTGGATTGTTGTGGATTTTGGTGGTTTTTTGTGAATTTTGGTGGATTTTGGTGGATCGTTGTAGGTGTTGGGATTGTGGAATTTGGTTGTAGGTGTTGGTGGATTTTGGTTGCAGGTGTTGGCATTTTTGTGCATGTTATGGCTGCTCTGTTTGTAGTCTGCACAAAAAAAAAATCATAGCCCCAACCACGGAAAAATTTCAGTGGTCCCTCTCCATCCCGACCGTGGAAATTTTCCGCGGTTCGTCCCTTTGCTTTTTTCCCATAAAACAGAGTAGAAAACAGAGCAGCCATATAAACCTTCTGTTGAAATTTCTTAAATTTTGGAAGTTGGTTCTCTACTAACTTCCAAAATTCTAAACCACTCTTAAAAGTCTTAAAATAGGGTAATGAGTGATTTTTAGGAAAAAAAAATTCTCAATTTTTACATTAAAATGAAAATTCCTTAAAAAGTCAACAAAAGTCAACATTTAATCCAAATGTTAAAAAAAACTTTTCAATACATTCCATAACAATTTCAAATGTATAGTTGgacttgtaaattttaattttcaGTCTTAAATTTATAGGTAGACTTTCAATCTTAAATTTCATACTTGAATTCATAGAAAATACATACTTTCCGCTCAAATTcaatgaaaattaaaaaatacataGGTTCGAATGAAAATTACATGATCAATACAATCCTTGCGTAGTATATTGATTCTAACCAAAAATACCTAGTATATTAGAAAGACCACCGGATAACCGATGTTGAGCAACTCCTTGCGTAGTATCCACGAAGCATGCAATATGGTAGAGAACAAGTACACAACCATCACGGATATGCCCTTCCGTAAGTTTTCACGGTTAAGGGTTAGAGTCGTTCCAAATGGTAACGGGAATGGTACTCGAGCCGTCGTAGAGATGAAATCTTGCAAAACATGTCTCGCGTTCCCTCTTTGTCCCTCCCGTTAGGTGTGAAACCCAACCCTTCACATATTCAATGCACATTTGGTCCATATTAAAACCCTCACGAGGCCTCAAGTTTACAATATCGGCAATCCGATCATATTTAACAAGCTTACCGCCATTCCATCCGAATTTTTTCCATTATCCATCAAGCGTGTTGTTGCCCAAATTCAAGATCGAAAGGAAGTAGGGATCCGGATGAGAGTTCACCAATCTCCACGGTTCACTACCCCCATCCAATTGCATGCCTCGATCCAATTTTTGGCCCTGTAAGCCTCCTCATCGGGAGGGTACAAGTCTGTTTCCTCTTCCTCCACATGGGGCGGCTCCTCATTGTCCACAAGGGGCATCAACTCGGCACATGCATCTTCCATCTTACTAAAGATTGGTGAGACCGCATCTTCCTCGTCATTGTCCTCATACCACGAGTCGCTTGGTTGGGAGTCCGAGAATGTGTTGCTAACGTGGGAAACCGAATCACAACTATGATTGGAGTTGTTGTCACCACTATACTCGCTAGTCATGTTACCTATcacaataaaacaaaattatatgaCAATAATTGGCAATTATAGGACAATTAAACATAACCAAAAAGAAAGCAAGGTTAAATACAAGAAGTTTAAATTCATTAAAAGATTACAACATTCCGTTACAAAATACTACATTACTAATTATATTGTAATTCTTGAGCATTTCTAAGATCTTCTAGTCTACTAGCAcactttcttttatcatggcctTCCATTTGACAATAGGTGCACTTTCTTGGCGGCTTCTCCTTTTTACCAATCGATTATATGGGACTTTTAAAATGAACGTCCTTTTTCCTCCCTTTAGTTTGGGATATAATAGGGTCAAGAATTGGTTCTTCATGAGCACTTGCATTTGGAGCATGAGAATTGCTTTCGTAAGATTTAATTCCATCAACGCTCATTCTTTCGAGAATTGGTATTTCTCGATTCATCACTTCAACGGCATAATCATACCATTCCTTGGATGCAATGCTACTTTGACAAAAACTCATGGTTAACATTGTCATGCTATTAAATCGATCGGTTGAGGTCATCTCATGACTTTTTTCAACATCCAAATCGTAAGGCAacacaccatcaactctattggcaTGCATTGTCCACCTCGAGTTTATGAAATACGAGGGAATTTCTGAAACCCGTTTCTTAATGAAGACCGCCAATAGGTGTCTACAAGGTAGCCCCAAATGTTCAAACATTCTACACATGCACATTCCCAAAAAGCTTGCTTTCTCGAATACCACAAAATAAACATTTCTTCTCGTAGGCTCAGACATGGGCCTATAACAACTATAGTACGTATAGACATCCCCCATTCTCTCCCCTTCTTCACAAGCTCGTCGAATTTTCCCAACAAAGTATTTTAAAGATTCAACCGATTCATCTTGAAATCTTCTAAACATATCCTTAGTGTAAAAACAAGAAGCATGATACTCCAATGTGGTATGCATTTTCATGGGACATTTTAGATTAATTGTGACATATCTTTTTCCTTCTCCCTCATGAATTGCCTTGCCAATGCTTTTTGGGCATTTTTAATGAATTCCTTCAAACCCGTTGCCGAACTCACATACTTATCAAAGAAAGAATTCATCCCCTCACTCCTCGATGTACTATTTTGAAACGCCGAAAATGTGTTTCTAGTATATGCACTAATCCACTTACGCTTCAACTCATATAACCCATTTAACCAATTATGCTTTTGCAAGTGATACTTTTCCACAAACGATGCCCATCTAGCCTTAAAAATATCTTCGGTGAGAGATTTATAAATACAATGGTTGAAGTCCGTCTTGAATTCCGGAAAAGCCGAATAATAATTAGCTAATTTCTCGGGGAATTTTTTACTTATGTGCCAAGAACACAATAAATGGGTAGTATTCGGGAGTACAACCGCAATAGCGCTTGCCATGGCTTGATCTTGATCCGTGATTATAGTCAATGGAGGCTTCTTCCCCACACCTTTAATCCAAGTATGAAGAATCCACTCAAAAGTCGATGCGTGTTCATCCCGCATCAATGCAAACCCAAAAATCACCGATTGATAATGATAATTGACTCCGATAAATGGGACAAATGGCATTGCATATCTATTTGTCCGATAAGTGGTATCAAAAGCCACAACATCGCCAAAATTTTGGTAGGCCATTAAACATCTCGGATCAATCCATACTAGACACTTCAAACGATTCTCTTCATCAACTTCGGtcctaataaaatatttagaaccACTTTCTTCATTCAACCTATGCAACAAGTCCAACCCCGCTTGGGCGTCACTAATCTCAAACCTTTTCTTCCTATCGTCTCTTAACACATTCCTAACATGTTGAACATTGAAACCAACTTTATCATTACCTCCATAAATGTTACCAATCACATTCATCACTTGACAATTACGAACCCCCGAATCATAAAGCATTTTAATAAAACTACGAGTAGCGGTGTTGACATGTCTTTCGCGTTGTACCAAATTCATCTTGCTAGGGGAAACAAGACTGTGGTTGTGTACCAATTCAAGGCTAGTTACTTCTCAAAGAcgtttttttcttttgataattgacaTACATCCTCACCTTGCACTCACTTTTAGGAAGAACCTCTCTACGCCGTTTATTTTTACTACTCTCGGCGACGACACTTTTTCCATAAAGCCTACAAATATATAAACGACCATATATCTCGTTGTCTTTATTACGATGGCTCGCTTGAATTTTAATAGCAAAGCCATTTCATAAAGCATAAACCCTAAAAAAATGACCGGCCTCATCcacactttgaaaattttgattcaaatatggaactccccccatcaacattttcatacatatttgcatcctctacattatcatcttcatcCTCACCCTCAACATTATCATTATCATTTTTAAGCTCATTTTCAACCTCATTTTCATCATTTTCATCCTCAACATCAGCCAAATCGtcatctaaattaataaattccTCATTTTTATCTACAAAATCATCTTCTTCAACAAATACAGGGGTTTTAGGTTCTTCACTAGTATTTAAATCATCAAGATGTACATTATGATCAATAGCCTCTTTTTTTTCATTATGACATTTATGACGAAACATACGAGCAAGTAAATTATCCGCCATGAAAATGTGAAATTCAAGACAAGAAATATACCTTGAATTGACAAAAGTACTTGAATTTCTTGATGAAAATGCCCCAAAATCGCCTAAATTGGTCACTTGGAGAGTAGAATTTTTGTTGTGGATTTTGGTTTTTTGTGTGGTGAAGGGGGGCTGTTGGGTTGCGGGGATAAGGGGGCAATCCTACCAACCGCGGAAAATTTCCGCGGTCCGTCTGTTATCTCATCCCTCCATTCCCCCATGCAACGGCTAAAAAGGTGTTTGTTATAAAACGGTCTACAACAAACGGTTGTTGTAGACCGTTCCCCAAAAGAAGGAGGATGGTTCACAACCTAGGAAATGGTCTCTAATCTCTGTCTTTGCTATCCAGAACAATACTATGACTTTTATATCATGTTTCTCTATGTAAAATCTCAATTTTAGTAAAACTCAATGGTCCTTTTAGGAATTTTAAAGAATCGATGGACTTGGATATTACGCTTAGGGCAAAATAAGGAAGAGTTGATGGCTAATGGTGAAGTGGGATCGGACGAGGTTATTCAAGCTGATGCACTAAAAACCCATATGATGATTCTTGTGGAGGAAAGTTATCTGCAAGAGTTTGAAAACATGTTTATCATATGAATCAATTAATAAAGTAGCTGTTTGGCTTTGTTCTTTTGTGCAAGGGTGTAATCCTGaaacttttatttttatttatataatttggTTTATATAAAAAAAGAGATAATACTATGACATATTTGAAACGGACATATAAACGTGCATATATTCTATATATATAGGGTTTTGGTCCATTTTAGCACTATTATAAACAAATATGATTAAAATAGCACTTCACAACAAGTTGACCCTCACCTGATACTTTGACAACGCATTTCAGTTATGTGTTACCACTGAAGCGCAGAGCAAAGTCATGTTGCTATAAAAACTACCTTAAAATCAGCAGGACGTAACGTATTTGTGTATTAGTTTACACCATAAAATATTATATAACGTATTATATAATTACGTTATGTTCTCAAACGCATTAAATATTTGCGTTTTCTATCCAACATAAATCCATCTTTTCAATAGGACAAGGATAAATGAATGAGACTCACCACGTGATCTATGCAACCATTCTTTCCGTCCGAGTCCACACCCTCGTAAACGGCTTGTATAAGGCTGGATTTTTAATTACAATATAAAATTGCCTTTTTCAAATTCATCATACCTTTTTCCAGGAAAAGAAAGTTCATCATACCTTGGATGTTTTCTTTTGCAAAATGCCTGCCTAGGGTACGTATATCTTTAACTTAATCTAATATATACATGAAAGATGCAACTTTTTAAAATGACCAGAACATACTATCATGATCGAAATCTGTAAAGATTAGGCAGAAAAAGACTTTGGATCATATTACAATAATTCAAAGCTGCGCTCGAATGATTACAAAGTTTGTACTATATAATTAGTGTATTTAAACAGCTAGCTGTCGGTCATTGATAACATTAAACCTTCGTATAAATATATACATTAGAAACGAAATTGTAAATTAAAGTATTTTTGTTGAAAAACGTCAGCAGAGTGGATCATATCTTATAATTTGCGCCTTTGATCTCATTAACAAGTGCATAAGTTTAACAATTTGATTTTGATATCTTCCGGATACCATGAGCCAATTCCTGCCTGTCTCGAAAATTATTAGAGAGTAAATGTTACCTATTAGTTTATACCTTATAtttcaaaaaataataatatcaCATTTTTATACATATTCACAAATTAAATGCTAATTTGTCATATTTGGgaaaacaaatttaaaaaaattgGGATACATTATTTAGTATGGtcttttttaatatttaatttaatactTTCCTGTGCAATAAAAAAGGTTAAGCAAAAAGCACGAGACATATCAGCAAAAAAGTTTAAGGCTCTATTTGAGATTATTGTTAAAAAATTGTTGGGCTGTTAGTAAAAAAAATGTTGTTGTAAAAATTAGATAACTGTTTGGTAATAtttttgatatatatatttttgatgtaaaaaataaaattaaaatgttTTTGTTGAGATTTGATGAAATCAGAGTATCCGCTTCTTGCAAAAACTGAAAATCAGTTTTTTAGAAACACGAGGCTTACTTTTTCTGAAATCAGCTTTTAAGCCAAAAtaactttaaaaaaaattaaattttaaatttatcaaACAAAAATCTAATTTTCAGCGAAAAGCTGATGTTGTGtgtaacaacaataatagcaaaCAAAAACAACCTAAGCAAAATTCTCAAAAGtaaagttcaagtgtttcaaagcAACAACAAACACAACCTAagtaaaaaatttcaaaaataaagtTTAAGCAAACACTCACATAATTTAAGGATTCAAGCAATAGTTACAAGGTTAACTAAATTAATCGGGGTTAAGAGTTTATCCCAGATCCTGAGTTCGATCCTCGTTCATCCCGAGAATTTATGAGAACGGATACTTATTTATAAGATTATAAgtcatatttgtcaaaaaaaaatacATAAGTAAATAATTCTTATATGAGTCTAAGGGGTCGGTACCACTTGTCATCTTCATAGGCATCCAACTTTCTGTGATTTGGATCTCAAACGTCGTCAAAAAATCACCGCCCACTGGGATTTTATTTAAAAGAAGCATCAAATTAAGTTAATTTAAAAGGACAAGAAGAAAAGGTAATAAGAAATGTGACATTAGTGACTCAACTTGTACCTTTTGTGGTTCACAGTTCACACAACTTCTCCACTAAGGAAAAtatcaccatcatccccaaagtCCCTTTTATCAAGAATTAAGTACGAGACTTTTACAATTATTGAATTTACGAAGATTATCTCAATATTTGTTTTAGTTATCCCAAATTTATGTTTTCACCTAGCAAAAAAAGAAATTGCCAAGTAAAATTTAGTTTTTTCTTCAAAaacttttatttaattttaatccgcatatatgatattaattttaaatgacatctaccatttttaataataatttacacGCTCTTAAACACAAACTCTAAATTTATAATTCCTAAATCAAGTGGTACAATATTGAAGAGTCCTAAGATCTAATACCTTTAAAAAAAATGGTCTCCCAGTACGATTTTATACTAACGCTCATTTTTATTACTATTGTACAAAATACAAATCGATGACATAAATCAAATAACATTTAAATACATCACTGCAAAACAAACTTTGATATAATTTTAATACGGTATCTGAGTTCAGTTTAAACGGCATGCTAAATTTGAATTGGGCTCGGCATGCCAAACCACGTTGTAAATTAAACTGTCGTGCCCATCCCATGTAAGGAGTTCCCGAAAATTTCGGGTGTACCAAAGGGATTTTATATTAGTATTTTATCACTCTTTCACCCTCAAAAACCCATTTATGGGTCAAGAATGGACCATGTGCGCCCATCTTTTGGGGCATAAATTTACCTTCGTCCCACGACAAACTCTGAGAATATTGGAGGTGGCGGGGATCGAACACGAGTCATTTGCAAGTCTGAGTTATGATACTATGTTAAGGAATCAGTAGTTGTAAATTTTAAATTGTTAGAGTAATGACCCTTTTCAAGATCGTATATTAATATTCTAACAATATATAACAATTTATATAAGTTTTTTTGGAGAAATGGACTAAAATGTCACTATTTCAGTAAAAAAATGCATGAAATGTCATTTTTGAAAATTAAGGCCCAAAATATCAATTTATAACGGAGTATCGTGTAACGTTTTGAAAATAGGACAAAACGGTACACGAAGTACCGTTTTGCTACTTTTTTTTACATTTCAATGGGAAAACGTTAAATGAACTAACGTTTTTTGTTTTTTATCGTTTTTCTTATTTGAGCTGTTTTTGGTGTATTATTTAGGAGCCCGGAAACATCACTTAATGTTACGTATTTCGATATttcatttatttaatatttttaaaatttaagattatatcgaaatttaacaatttttaacatttagggttcaccaatcatcttttgggttttagaaatattaaaaaaaattaataaatattatatcgATTTAGGGTTTAGGGGGCCCTAAACCCTGGaacctaaaccctaatttaattaACCTTGGGAACcaaaattgaaaattttaaattaaacaatttaaaatttaaaagtgtaacttaattttaataatttttaacattttagggtttatcaatccccttttgggttttaaaaacaatttaaataatattttagtATTTTAggaattaataattttttatttgaggttaaaaatatttgttattaaaaaatttatatgTGTAAAACGCTAGATAAAGTGGTGTTTTGGGGCCAAAACGCTACATGATGTAGTGTTAGGAACCAAAACACAATTTTAAGTAACGTTTTGCCACCTTTAAAAAAATCAATGTAAACGTTTCTCGAAGTGACGTTTTTgggattttttaaaaaaacaaaaaacattACACGATTGTTCGTTATGAGGTGACACATAAGGCCTTAATTTTTAAAGGTGACAATTTGGACCATTATTTACACCAAAGTGATAAATAATGCCACCACCCTTTTTTTGTTGGTGATTTATTTGAAGGTTGGTTAATTTATGTTACGAATTTGTTAAATGATAGAATTGAATGAGAGTGTTAGAATAGTATAAAATTGTACTACATATTTCGCGTAATGTCAAGAATAACTTTAATGGTGGGTGCGAAGAGGGGTGCCAACGTCATGTGGTATGACGTGACCAACCCTTTTCACGATCATATATTAATATTCTAACAATAAATAACAATAGATATAAGTTTTTTTCGTTGGTGATTTATTTGAAGGTTGGTTAATTTATGTTACGAATTTGTTAAATGATAGAATTGAATGAGAGTGTTAGAATAGTATAAAATTGTACTGCATATTTCACGTAATGCTAAGAGCAACTTTAATGGTGGGTGCGAAGACGGGTGCCAATGTCATGTGTATGACGTGACTTGACACTCTTCTTAGCACTTTATTGAAATGTTGTGATGTTATTGAGATGTCAAGTGAGTTGACATGAGTTGTCAATTTGGGGTTCCTAAAGTTGACATACCATAAAATAGAGTGTCAACTTACTTTATGGTCCCCTTTGTGGTccaaataataaataaataaataattatatctctaatatatttatattttacaTTTATTTTGTTAAGTTTCTGAGAGAAAGTCCAATAGTATGCTAGtagtttttttataaataatataaaatattgactCTTAGTAATTTAAGATATGATTTTGTATTTAACTAATTAACTCCAACAATCATCTTTATACTCGTTCCTTATTATTgttatattaataaatttgaaaaaatatgAACAAAAAGTGGAAGAAAGAGggagaaaaaaaaataaaatgaagggagaaaaatgaattttttattgCTAAAAGTGTTAGAAGGAGGTACTACAAGTTTTTTGAAGATAAAAAATGAAGGTCATGccttagagcatctccaaccacATAAAACTCTAAAAATCATTAATACAtactataaataaaaaatatagagatTATGTAAAAAAAATCATCTCCAATGGTGCATTCCCCTTATCTATAAATATAGCTAACCTCTTGATTCTTGATGTTGACTATATTTGTTGAACCACTACAGACCTCTAAGAAATCTGTAAAAAAAATTAATCACTTATTACCATATTGAAGTAATGTATTATATTTATAacaacataaaattttaataacatactatttttaaaatatagttaaCCAATATAGCCAATACCATCGAAACACAATACCTTACGGgttcaacaaattttacatattATCCTACAGACTCAATTTAGCCAACCAATTACACAACTAACACTATTGGAGATACTCTTAGTGATTTAAGGAAATATTAAAACACTGTCATTTTTTTGTCAAAATCCTTATAATTGAATTTAAGTGCTTATATAAACTGTTGGACTTGTTCTGAATTTGACATCTAAGGGTGCCAATCATTTGAGTGTTTTATGAAAAAAATGTCAAAATTAATGTGAAAGAGAaagaatattaaaataatatttttaattacgTAACAAAAAGTTCGACACCCTCATGTCGAAAATGCGAGGGTGACGGTCGCTCAACCAACCTGAGAGCAAATGTCCCCAGAAAAGTCTTCAACATGGTAGTGGTAGCTAGTAGGACGCCCACTAAACACCCACCCGCATCTCCAATAGTGATTCAAGAATACAAATTTGGGGTAGATTATTTCAAATTCTCCTTCAACGATGATATAAATattgatccaaatttggatcagtaATAATAGATTTAAATTTGGATCACCACTGTTCATGATCCAAATTTACTGTAAAAGTTAATTTGGATTAAAATTTGGATCACGTTTGGTGTTGGAGTTTATCAAAAATTTGGATAAGAGTTTGAATGAGTTGGTGATctaaatttgaatttttggatTAAAATTGTTGAGAATGaccttataaatataaatattgtAACACCAAACATTAGTGTCCTATAATCAATCGAGCCAATCACCAATCCATACAATCTACTTAACTCTTTCCAACATTTTTACAACTCTGTTTTCAACACTCACAAAAACACCTAAAAACTCTCTCTAAAAAACCATCAAACATGTCTAAAGATGGCTATTCTTCTCCTCATTCTCAACAACCTTTGCCACTACACTTATATTTTTTCCTGGTAATATTATTCATGTTCTTGAGTTTGTCATGGTACATGAACTATGAGTCACTTTTCGAAGGGTTTTTTGATCAGATAAAACTAATTCTTATAGTTTCACCACTGGTACTTCTACTAGCGTTGCATGTCCTCTCCAACTTTGATACTACTTGGTCGTCCTTTTTGGTGCCCTT carries:
- the LOC141692335 gene encoding uncharacterized protein LOC141692335 — its product is MSKDGYSSPHSQQPLPLHLYFFLVILFMFLSLSWYMNYESLFEGFFDQIKLILIVSPLVLLLALHVLSNFDTTWSSFLVPLPEQDSFHRAGGTPWGVGFVLVLLLFLLSYQSDFRERWFPLLSK
- the LOC141690753 gene encoding protein FAR1-RELATED SEQUENCE 5-like, whose amino-acid sequence is MADNLLARMFRHKCHNEKKEAIDHNVHLDDLNTSEEPKTPVFVEEDDFVDKNEEFINLDDDLADVEDENDENEVENELKNDNDNVEASHRNKDNEIYGRLYICRLYGKSVVAESSKNKRRREVLPKSECKVRILVSPSKMNLVQRERHVNTATRSFIKMLYDSGVRNCQVMNVIGNIYGGNDKVGFNVQHVRNVLRDDRKKRFEISDAQAGLDLLHRLNEESGSKYFIRTEVDEENRLKCLVWIDPRCLMAYQNFGDVVAFDTTYRTNRYAMPFVPFIGVNYHYQSVIFGFALMRDEHASTFEWILHTWIKGVGKKPPLTIITDQDQAMASAIAVVLPNTTHLLCSWHISKKFPEKLANYYSAFPEFKTDFNHCIYKSLTEDIFKARWASFVEKYHLQKHNWLNGLYELKRKWISAYTRNTFSAFQNSTSRSEGMNSFFDKYVSSATGLKEFIKNAQKALARQFMREKEKDMSQLI